One window of the Populus nigra chromosome 4, ddPopNigr1.1, whole genome shotgun sequence genome contains the following:
- the LOC133692217 gene encoding actin-depolymerizing factor, with the protein MSFRGASRPNASSGMGVADHSKIAFVELQRKKVHRYVIFKIDEKKKEVVVEKTGGPAESYEDFTASLPENDCRYAVYDFDFVTSENCQKSKIFFIAWSPSTSRIRAKMLYATSKDRFRRELDGIHYEIQATDPTEMDLEVIRERAN; encoded by the exons ATGTCTTTCAGGGGAGCAAGTCGG CCCAATGCATCATCTGGCATGGGTGTTGCTGATCACAGCAAAATAGCATTCGTGGAACTTCAGAGGAAGAAGGTCCATCGGTATGTGATCTTCAAAATTgatgaaaagaagaaggaggTTGTGGTGGAGAAGACTGGTGGGCCAGCTGAGAGCTATGAAGATTTCACTGCATCTTTGCCTGAGAACGACTGTCGATACGCTGTTTATGACTTTGACTTTGTGACGTCTGAGAATTGTCAAAAgagcaagatcttcttcattgCATG GTCTCCTTCAACCTCTCGAATCCGTGCAAAGATGCTCTATGCCACATCTAAAGACAGATTTAGAAGGGAGCTGGATGGTATTCACTATGAGATTCAGGCTACTGACCCTACAGAGATGGATCTTGAGGTGATCAGAGAACGTGCAAATTAA
- the LOC133692216 gene encoding inorganic phosphate transporter 1-4 yields MAKEQLEVLNALDVAKTQWYHFTAIIIAGMGFFTDAYDLFCISLVTKLLGRIYYHVDGAAKPGSLPPNVAAAVNGVALVGTLAGQLFFGWLGDKLGRKRVYGLTLMLMVLCSVCSGLSLGRDAKAVMSTLCFFRFWLGFGIGGDYPLSATIMSEYANKKTRGAFIAAVFAMQGFGILAGGIFAIIMSSVFEAKYSAPAYQVDPIASTIPQADYLWRIIVMVGALPAALTYYWRMKMPETARYTALVAKNAKQAASDMSKVLQVDIEAETQKIEKLDGQPANSFGLFSSKFLRRHGLHLLGTASTWFLLDIAFYSQNLFQKDIFSAIGWIPPAKTMNAVQEVYRIARAQTLIALCSTVPGYWFTVAFIDKIGRFAIQLMGFFFMTVFMFAIAIPYKHWTHSENRIGFVVMYSFTFFFANFGPNATTFVVPAEIFPARLRSTCHGISAASGKLGAIVGAFGFLYLAQNQDKAKADAGYPAGIGVRNSLLVLGVVNLLGLLFTFLVPESKGKSLEEMSGENEVEEQ; encoded by the coding sequence ATGGCCAAGGAACAGCTGGAGGTGCTTAACGCACTAGATGTGGCAAAAACACAATGGTACCATTTCACTGCTATCATTATTGCTGGAATGGGTTTCTTCACCGATGCATATGATCTGTTCTGCATATCCCTTGTCACAAAATTGCTTGGCCGCATATACTACCATGTCGACGGTGCAGCGAAGCCTGGATCATTGCCTCCCAACGTAGCAGCAGCTGTTAATGGTGTGGCACTCGTTGGAACTCTAGCCGGCCAGCTCTTCTTTGGCTGGCTTGGTGACAAATTGGGAAGGAAGAGGGTCTATGGGCTGACTCTGATGCTCATGGTCTTATGTTCTGTTTGTTCGGGCCTTTCTTTAGGCCGCGATGCCAAGGCTGTCATGTCAACCCTTTGCTTCTTCAGATTCTGGCTTGGTTTTGGCATTGGTGGTGACTACCCGCTTTCTGCAACCATCATGTCTGAGTATGCTAACAAGAAAACTCGTGGTGCCTTCATTGCAGCGGTATTTGCCATGCAGGGCTTTGGGATTTTAGCTGGCGGGATATTTGCTATAATTATGTCATCTGTATTCGAAGCCAAGTACAGTGCTCCTGCTTATCAAGTTGATCCAATCGCTTCAACCATCCCTCAAGCCGACTATCTTTGGAGAATCATTGTAATGGTCGGAGCACTACCAGCAGCACTGACCTACTATTGGCGTATGAAGATGCCCGAAACTGCTCGGTACACGGCCCTTGTTGCCAAGAATGCCAAGCAGGCAGCCTCTGACATGTCGAAGGTTTTGCAAGTTGACATTGAAGCAGAAACTCAGAAGATTGAGAAGCTAGATGGGCAACCAGCCAACTCTTTTGGTTTGTTCTCGTCGAAGTTTCTTCGTCGCCACGGGCTTCACTTGTTGGGAACAGCAAGCACGTGGTTCTTGCTTGACATTGCATTCTACAGCCAAAATCTTTTCCAAAAGGATATCTTTAGCGCAATTGGATGGATTCCTCCGGCAAAAACTATGAATGCAGTTCAAGAGGTTTATAGAATTGCAAGGGCACAAACACTGATTGCTTTATGCAGTACTGTCCCAGGCTACTGGTTCACGGTGGCTTTTATTGATAAAATCGGAAGGTTTGCCATCCAACTGATGGGTTTCTTCTTCATGACAGTGTTTATGTTTGCGATTGCAATTCCTTACAAACACTGGACCCACAGTGAGAATAGAATTGGATTCGTGGTCATGTACTCATTTACCTTCTTCTTTGCAAACTTCGGACCCAATGCCACCACATTTGTGGTGCCAGCCGAGATATTCCCAGCAAGGTTGAGGTCTACCTGCCACGGAATATCAGCAGCATCAGGGAAGCTTGGGGCTATCGTTGGTGCGTTTGGTTTCTTATATTTGGCTCAGAATCAGGACAAGGCCAAGGCCGATGCAGGATACCCTGCAGGTATTGGGGTGCGCAATTCGCTTCTTGTACTGGGTGTGGTCAACCTCTTGGGTCTGCTGTTTACTTTCTTGGTGCCAGAATCAAAGGGGAAATCTCTTGAGGAGATGTCCGGTGAAAATGAGGTTGAGGAGCAGTAA